The following proteins are co-located in the Primulina tabacum isolate GXHZ01 chromosome 11, ASM2559414v2, whole genome shotgun sequence genome:
- the LOC142518102 gene encoding heterogeneous nuclear ribonucleoprotein 1-like, with product MNGGSDCLKKFKKMEVDQGKLFIGGISWDTNEDRLTEYFGAYGEVVEAVIMRDRSTGRARGFGFVVFADPMVAERVVKEKHVIDGRTVEAKKAVPRDDQYLITRNHGNSIQGSPGPGRTKKIFVGGLASSVTEADFKNYFNHFGNITDVVVMYDHITQRPRGFGFITYDSEDAVDKVLHKTFHELNGKMVEVKRAVPKELSPGPSRSPVIGYNYGFIRTNNLLTNHVPGYNLGSLGPYGIRMDGRFSPLASARAGFSNVGSPTYGTSLGAGQGMNAGFAGASSGSRNDIASGRAVNPYFNNNQGRYNTPIGYNANNIRRDSFLHSLSTNIWGNAGLNVSTNNLNFVPYSGSETGDFGVFGNSRENWGGSPIATLFGGSSSVYRGGENSNALGAEGLGRNGGMGAATTSSFAASGGGFEGSFRDFYQGGANYGDSTWQTASSELNGSDSFGYGLGHSEEDFAKDSDYMVGYSIPTSRSNRGIAA from the exons ATGAATGGAGGATCCGATTGTTTAAAGAAATTCA AAAAGATGGAGGTGGATCAAGGTAAGCTCTTTATTGGTGGGATTTCTTGGGACACCAACGAGGATCGCCTTACAGAATATTTTGGAGCTTATGGAGAAGTGGTGGAGGCAGTCATTATGAGGGATCGTTCTACTGGACGTGCTCGTGGCTTCGGTTTTGTAGTGTTCGCCGATCCAATGGTTGCCGAAAGAGTAGTCAAGGAGAAGCATGTGATTGATGGACGGACT GTGGAAGCCAAGAAAGCTGTTCCAAGAGATGATCAATACTTGATAACTCGAAACCATGGCAACAGCATCCAGGGATCTCCTGGACCTGGACGAACGAAAAAGATTTTTGTAGGAGGATTGGCATCTTCTGTTACTGAGGCTGACTTCAAAAATTACTTCAATCACTTTGGTAACATAACAGATGTAGTAGTGATGTATGATCACATCACTCAAAGACCAAGAGGTTTCGGATTCATAACATATGATTCGGAGGATGCTGTGGATAAGGTGTTGCACAaaacctttcatgaacttaatgGGAAGATGGTGGAGGTAAAACGAGCGGTTCCAAAAGAATTGTCTCCTGGGCCAAGCAGGAGCCCAGTTATTGGTTACAATTATGGTTTTATCAGAACCAACAACTTACTAACCAACCATGTCCCCGGATATAATCTTGGGTCACTTGGACCCTATGGAATCAGGATGGATGGTAGATTCAGTCCATTAGCTAGTGCTCGTGCAGGTTTCTCAAATGTAGGTTCTCCCACGTATGGAACTAGTTTAGGCGCCGGGCAAGGGATGAATGCTGGCTTTGCAGGGGCCAGTTCCGGTTCAAGAAACGACATAGCTTCTGGTCGTGCTGTGAATCCCTATTTCAACAATAACCAGGGCAGGTACAACACTCCTATTGGTTACAATGCAAACAACATCCGCAGGGACTCGTTTTTGCACTCATTATCAACAAACATATGGGGAAATGCTGGCCTAAATGTGTCTACAAATAATCTAAATTTTGTTCCATACTCTGGTTCTGAGACCGGCGATTTTGGAGTATTTGGAAACAGTAGAGAAAATTGGGGTGGTTCTCCTATTGCCACCTTGTTTGGTGGAAGCTCCTCGGTGTACAGAGGTGGAGAAAATAGTAATGCACTTGGAGCAGAAGGACTTGGAAGAAATGGTGGAATGGGAGCGGCGACTACATCTTCGTTTGCTGCATCAGGTGGAGGTTTTGAGGGATCTTTTCGGGACTTTTACCAAGGTGGAGCTAACTATGGTGATTCAACTTGGCAAACTGCATCTTCGGAGCTGAATGGTTCGGATTCTTTTGGTTATGGGCTTGGACATTCTGAAGAGGACTTTGCTAAAGATTCTGATTACATGGTTGGCTATAGCATCCCAACTAGCCGATCCAATAGAG GAATTGCTGCTTAG
- the LOC142518100 gene encoding heterogeneous nuclear ribonucleoprotein 1-like isoform X1, which produces MNGGSDCLKKSSNSHFMLIAYCYWVPALFSWIEKMEVDQGKLFIGGISWDTNEDRLTEYFGAYGEVMEAVIMRDRSTGRARGFGFVVFADPMVAERVVKEKHVIDGRTVEAKKAVPRDDQYLITRNHGNSIRGSPGPGQTKKIFVGGLASSVTEADFKNYFNHFGNITDVVVMYDHITQRPRGFGFITYDSEDAVDRVLHKTFHELNGKMVEVKRAVPKELSHGPSRSPVIGYNYGFSRTNNLLTSHAPGYNLGSLGAYGIRMDGRFSPLASARAAFSNLGSPTYGTNLGAGQGMNACFAGASSGSRNDIGSGHAVNSYFNNNQGRYNTPICYNANNSRRDSFLHSLSTNTWGNAGLNTSPNNVNFVPYSGSETGDFGVFGNSRQNWGGSPFATLFGGSSSVYRGGENSNSLGAVGLGRNGGMGAATTSSFAASGGGFEGSFRDFYQGGANYGDSTWQTASSELNGSDSFGYGLGHSEEDFAKDSDYMVGYSIPTSRSSRDATGV; this is translated from the exons ATGAATGGAGGATCCGATTGTTTAAAGAAATCCAGTAATTCCCACTTTATGTTGATTGCTTACTGCTACTGGGTTCCTGCCTTATTTTCTTGGATTG AAAAGATGGAGGTGGATCAAGGTAAGCTCTTTATTGGTGGGATTTCTTGGGACACCAACGAGGATCGCCTTACAGAATATTTTGGAGCGTATGGAGAAGTGATGGAGGCAGTCATTATGAGGGATCGTTCTACTGGACGTGCTCGTGGCTTCGGTTTTGTAGTGTTCGCCGATCCAATGGTTGCCGAAAGAGTAGTCAAGGAGAAGCATGTGATTGATGGACGGACT GTGGAAGCCAAGAAAGCTGTTCCAAGAGATGATCAATACTTGATAACTCGAAACCATGGCAACAGCATCCGGGGATCTCCTGGACCTGGACAAACGAAAAAGATTTTTGTAGGAGGATTGGCATCTTCTGTTACTGAGGCTGACTTCAAAAATTACTTCAATCACTTTGGTAACATAACAGATGTTGTAGTGATGTATGATCACATAACTCAAAGACCGAGAGGTTTCGGATTCATAACGTATGATTCGGAGGATGCTGTGGATCGGGTGTTGCACAaaacctttcatgaacttaatgGGAAGATGGTGGAGGTAAAACGAGCGGTTCCAAAAGAATTGTCTCATGGGCCAAGCAGGAGCCCAGTTATTGGTTACAATTACGGTTTTAGCAGAACCAACAACTTACTAACCAGCCATGCCCCCGGATATAATCTTGGCTCACTTGGAGCCTATGGAATCAGGATGGATGGTAGATTCAGTCCATTAGCTAGTGCTCGTGCAGCTTTCTCAAATTTAGGTTCTCCCACGTATGGAACTAATTTAGGCGCCGGGCAAGGGATGAATGCTTGCTTTGCAGGGGCCAGTTCCGGTTCAAGAAACGACATAGGTTCTGGTCATGCTGTGAATTCCTATTTCAACAATAACCAGGGCAGGTACAACACTCCTATTTGTTACAATGCAAACAACAGCCGCAGGGACTCATTTTTGCACTCATTATCAACAAACACATGGGGAAATGCTGGCCTGAATACGTCTCCAAATAATGTAAATTTTGTTCCATACTCTGGTTCTGAGACCGGCGATTTTGGAGTCTTTGGAAACAGTAGACAAAACTGGGGTGGTTCTCCTTTTGCCACCTTGTTTGGTGGAAGCTCCTCAGTATACAGAGGTGGAGAAAATAGTAATTCACTTGGAGCAGTAGGACTTGGAAGAAATGGTGGGATGGGAGCGGCGACTACATCTTCGTTTGCTGCATCAGGTGGAGGTTTTGAGGGATCTTTTCGGGACTTTTACCAAGGTGGAGCTAACTATGGTGATTCAACTTGGCAAACTGCGTCTTCGGAGCTCAATGGCTCGGATTCTTTTGGTTATGGGCTTGGACATTCTGAAGAGGACTTTGCTAAAGATTCTGATTACATGGTTGGCTATAGCATCCCAACTAGCCGATCCAGTAGAG ATGCAACAGGGGTCTGA
- the LOC142517894 gene encoding uncharacterized protein LOC142517894, which yields MDSPRSVVSPFKGSYVFSEPEKQNANVALENSRFTPKEINFQGKEASMDNLDEIVGVLEVCIHEARDIHNICIYQKQDVYAKLCLTNDPEDTVSTKIINGGGRNPVFNENLCLNVRKVDSSLKCEIWMLSRVRNYLEDQLLGFALIPVSDILLQNGKLEKEFSLSSTDLFHSPAGFVQLSVSFDGAPPEVIPISAPPKSVVNDSTVQDIETVESIPCDLEKIEFPDPKIANENNKMVEEYFAMPCTTVDSQNSDNQASSDSENQVRSEVEIKHEHGNSLLVATANSRPPNPNIHFPSSSISTSGTSTASLPASSQSSDPPKDSKSLKENRLPPKDDAKEKSPNNSKSDSNASIELSDVAFAKPVVTVNIEPELKVDQQEIVDMYMKSMQPFTESLAKMKLPVDFQSRPTSSENSSSDLKSPASKNSGSRVFYGSRAFF from the coding sequence ATGGATTCTCCTCGATCAGTGGTGTCACCGTTCAAGGGTTCTTATGTTTTTTCCGAGCCTGAGAAACAAAATGCTAATGTTGCTTTAGAAAACTCCAGATTCACGCCAAAGGAGATCAATTTTCAAGGAAAGGAAGCCTCAATGGATAATCTAGACGAAATTGTAGGTGTTTTGGAGGTCTGTATACATGAAGCTAGGGACATCCACAACATATGCATCTACCAAAAGCAAGATGTTTATGCTAAATTATGTCTGACTAATGATCCTGAAGATACGGTTTCCACCAAAATCATCAATGGTGGTGGGAGGAATCCAGTATTCAACGAGAATCTTTGTCTTAATGTTCGGAAAGTCGATTCCTCCCTCAAATGTGAGATATGGATGCTAAGCAGGGTGAGGAACTATCTTGAAGATCAGTTGCTTGGATTTGCTTTGATTCCAGTTTCTGACATTCTCTTGCAAAATGGCAAGCTCGAAAAGGAGTTTTCTCTCTCCTCGACTGATCTATTCCACTCGCCAGCAGGATTTGTGCAGTTATCTGTCTCGTTTGATGGAGCTCCACCTGAAGTTATTCCGATTTCTGCACCACCAAAGTCTGTGGTGAACGATTCTACTGTGCAGGACATCGAGACTGTCGAGTCTATTCCTTGTGACCTAGAGAAGATTGAGTTTCCTGATCCAAAGATCGcaaacgaaaataataagatGGTTGAAGAGTATTTTGCAATGCCATGTACCACAGTGGACTCTCAAAATTCGGACAATCAGGCCAGTTCTGACAGCGAAAATCAAGTAAGATCGGAGGTTGAGATCAAGCATGAGCATGGGAATAGTTTGTTGGTGGCCACTGCAAATTCAAGACCACCTAATCCAAATATTCATTTCCCCTCAAGCAGCATATCAACAAGTGGAACTTCAACTGCGTCTCTTCCTGCGAGTTCTCAGTCTTCCGACCCTCCTAAGGATTCAAAATCTTTGAAGGAAAACCGTCTACCTCCTAAAGATGACGCAAAGGAAAAAAGTCCCAACAATTCAAAGTCCGACAGTAATGCATCAATTGAGTTGTCTGATGTTGCATTTGCAAAGCCTGTTGTCACTGTGAATATTGAACCAGAGCTTAAGGTGGATCAGCAGGAGATTGTGGATATGTACATGAAGAGCATGCAGCCATTCACCGAGTCATTAGCCAAAATGAAGCTTCCGGTAGACTTTCAAAGCAGGCCTACTAGCTCTGAAAACTCAAGTTCAGATCTGAAATCACCGGCATCTAAGAACTCTGGATCTCGTGTGTTCTATGGCAGTAGAGCTTTCTTCTAA
- the LOC142518100 gene encoding heterogeneous nuclear ribonucleoprotein 1-like isoform X2, translating into MNGGSDCLKKSSNSHFMLIAYCYWVPALFSWIEKMEVDQGKLFIGGISWDTNEDRLTEYFGAYGEVMEAVIMRDRSTGRARGFGFVVFADPMVAERVVKEKHVIDGRTVEAKKAVPRDDQYLITRNHGNSIRGSPGPGQTKKIFVGGLASSVTEADFKNYFNHFGNITDVVVMYDHITQRPRGFGFITYDSEDAVDRVLHKTFHELNGKMVEVKRAVPKELSHGPSRSPVIGYNYGFSRTNNLLTSHAPGYNLGSLGAYGIRMDGRFSPLASARAAFSNLGSPTYGTNLGAGQGMNACFAGASSGSRNDIGSGHAVNSYFNNNQGRYNTPICYNANNSRRDSFLHSLSTNTWGNAGLNTSPNNVNFVPYSGSETGDFGVFGNSRQNWGGSPFATLFGGSSSVYRGGENSNSLGAVGLGRNGGMGAATTSSFAASGGGFEGSFRDFYQGGANYGDSTWQTASSELNGSDSFGYGLGHSEEDFAKDSDYMVGYSIPTSRSSRGIAA; encoded by the exons ATGAATGGAGGATCCGATTGTTTAAAGAAATCCAGTAATTCCCACTTTATGTTGATTGCTTACTGCTACTGGGTTCCTGCCTTATTTTCTTGGATTG AAAAGATGGAGGTGGATCAAGGTAAGCTCTTTATTGGTGGGATTTCTTGGGACACCAACGAGGATCGCCTTACAGAATATTTTGGAGCGTATGGAGAAGTGATGGAGGCAGTCATTATGAGGGATCGTTCTACTGGACGTGCTCGTGGCTTCGGTTTTGTAGTGTTCGCCGATCCAATGGTTGCCGAAAGAGTAGTCAAGGAGAAGCATGTGATTGATGGACGGACT GTGGAAGCCAAGAAAGCTGTTCCAAGAGATGATCAATACTTGATAACTCGAAACCATGGCAACAGCATCCGGGGATCTCCTGGACCTGGACAAACGAAAAAGATTTTTGTAGGAGGATTGGCATCTTCTGTTACTGAGGCTGACTTCAAAAATTACTTCAATCACTTTGGTAACATAACAGATGTTGTAGTGATGTATGATCACATAACTCAAAGACCGAGAGGTTTCGGATTCATAACGTATGATTCGGAGGATGCTGTGGATCGGGTGTTGCACAaaacctttcatgaacttaatgGGAAGATGGTGGAGGTAAAACGAGCGGTTCCAAAAGAATTGTCTCATGGGCCAAGCAGGAGCCCAGTTATTGGTTACAATTACGGTTTTAGCAGAACCAACAACTTACTAACCAGCCATGCCCCCGGATATAATCTTGGCTCACTTGGAGCCTATGGAATCAGGATGGATGGTAGATTCAGTCCATTAGCTAGTGCTCGTGCAGCTTTCTCAAATTTAGGTTCTCCCACGTATGGAACTAATTTAGGCGCCGGGCAAGGGATGAATGCTTGCTTTGCAGGGGCCAGTTCCGGTTCAAGAAACGACATAGGTTCTGGTCATGCTGTGAATTCCTATTTCAACAATAACCAGGGCAGGTACAACACTCCTATTTGTTACAATGCAAACAACAGCCGCAGGGACTCATTTTTGCACTCATTATCAACAAACACATGGGGAAATGCTGGCCTGAATACGTCTCCAAATAATGTAAATTTTGTTCCATACTCTGGTTCTGAGACCGGCGATTTTGGAGTCTTTGGAAACAGTAGACAAAACTGGGGTGGTTCTCCTTTTGCCACCTTGTTTGGTGGAAGCTCCTCAGTATACAGAGGTGGAGAAAATAGTAATTCACTTGGAGCAGTAGGACTTGGAAGAAATGGTGGGATGGGAGCGGCGACTACATCTTCGTTTGCTGCATCAGGTGGAGGTTTTGAGGGATCTTTTCGGGACTTTTACCAAGGTGGAGCTAACTATGGTGATTCAACTTGGCAAACTGCGTCTTCGGAGCTCAATGGCTCGGATTCTTTTGGTTATGGGCTTGGACATTCTGAAGAGGACTTTGCTAAAGATTCTGATTACATGGTTGGCTATAGCATCCCAACTAGCCGATCCAGTAGAG GAATTGCTGCTTAG